Proteins from a genomic interval of Lolium perenne isolate Kyuss_39 chromosome 1, Kyuss_2.0, whole genome shotgun sequence:
- the LOC127326877 gene encoding VQ motif-containing protein 4-like produces the protein MEVAAPLKQQLLPMAPQDPNSPSSSTSSSSPSSAAAASPRPHHPLPPSPRPVPRTIDTTPFPTTFVQADSASFKQVVQMLTGADMPPPAPSSSAQRPPANKAHHHGVAPCRPKKPAFKLYERRSGMKNLKMIAPLAMASAAGASPRKALPELLSPSVLDFPSLALSPVTPLVHDPFNRSASASPAEQEAAAAERAAIARKGFFLHPSPRGEAPPRLLPLFPVTSPRMASAAAAPSE, from the coding sequence ATGGAAGTTGCTGCTCCTCTGAAGCAACAACTCCTTCCCATGGCGCCGCAGGACCCCAACTCCCCGTCCTCCTCCACATCTtcctcctcgccgtcctccgccgccgccgcgtccccTCGTCCGCACCACCCGCTCCCGCCGTCCCCCAGGCCGGTGCCCCGCACCATCGACACCACCCCGTTCCCCACCACCTTCGTCCAGGCCGACAGCGCCTCCTTCAAGCAGGTCGTCCAGATGCTGACCGGCGCCGACATGCCGCCGCCGGCTCCCTCTTCGTCAGCGCAGAGGCCGCCCGCCAACAAGGCCCACCACCACGGCGTCGCCCCGTGCCGGCCCAAGAAGCCGGCTTTCAAGCTGTACGAGCGCCGCAGCGGcatgaagaacctcaagatgatCGCGCCGCTGGCCATGGCCTCGGCCGCCGGGGCCTCCCCGAGGAAGGCGCTGCCGGAGCTGCTGTCCCCGAGCGTGCTCGACTTCCCGTCGCTGGCGCTCAGCCCGGTGACGCCGCTGGTGCACGACCCCTTCAACCGGTCCGCGTCCGCGTCCCCGGCCGAGCAGGAGGCGGCGGCCGCGGAGCGCGCCGCCATCGCGCGCAAGGGCTTCTTCCTCCACCCCTCGCCCCGCGGCGAGGCCCCGCCGAGGCTCCTGCCGCTGTTCCCCGTCACCTCACCAAGAATGGCCTCGGCCGCGGCGGCGCCGTCGGAGTGA